One Gossypium hirsutum isolate 1008001.06 chromosome A11, Gossypium_hirsutum_v2.1, whole genome shotgun sequence genomic window carries:
- the LOC107923531 gene encoding peroxidase 72-like: MTKLPIYISCREPHNRKFPMRQFQAETIQPIRQWNASQLRRNCPRSGGDQNLFFLDFVSPIKFDNNYFKNLMANKGLLNSDEVLFTKNGESRELVETYAYNQELFFQQFAKSMIKMWNISPLTGYRGEIRQDYRKINA; encoded by the coding sequence ATGACCAAGTTGCCCATATATATATCATGCAGGGAGCCACACAATAGGAAATTCCCGATGCGCCAGTTTCAGGCAGAGACTATACAACCAATCAGGCAATGGAATGCTTCTCAACTGCGCCGGAACTGTCCAAGATCAGGCGGCGACCAGAACCTGTTTTTCTTAGATTTTGTTAGCCCCATAAAGTTCGACAACAACTACTTCAAGAACTTAATGGCTAACAAGGGACTGTTGAACTCTGACGAAGTTTTGTTCACAAAGAATGGTGAATCAAGGGAGTTAGTGGAGACATATGCTTATAACCAGGAACTCTTCTTTCAGCAATTCGCTAAGTCCATGATTAAGATGTGGAATATTTCACCGTTGACAGGGTATAGGGGTGAGATCAGACAGGATTACAGGAAAATTAATGCTTAA